Part of the Antennarius striatus isolate MH-2024 chromosome 6, ASM4005453v1, whole genome shotgun sequence genome, TAAATCAAACAGCAGCCAGTGATCCTTCCAATTGTTTtcaccacaaaaacatttcacacatttgGGCACTGTTAGGCTGTAATGTGACTACAGGCTTGCATGAAAGTCTCAGCCTAAAAATGTACAATTTTCCACTCAACCCCAGAAACAACACCTCAGTAAAACATCCTTTATATATCATGATAAAGTCATCCATCAGTTCTATTGCTCTAAGCTAACCAAACCTAACCAAAACCAGAATAATTACTTGGTCATAACCCTTACATAACTAAACAGACTAAATGGACTAAACGAACCTCCCAGTTATGATGCAGTAGGTCAGATGGCCACAACAACAAGGAGACCCACAATTAACACTATACTTTGACCAAATTAAACCCGATTAAACTGAATGAGATCAGAGAACTGCTGGTCTGCAGCCAGGCCTGAggtaagacgaccctgattataagacaaccCACTCTTTTTCAAgattcaagtttgaaaaaagattttttgaacaccaaataaatttttatacagaaaataattacaatacatctgaaacaaatgattataacaatatattcgagagaaaaagcatgtttttttgCCTCATTTAAaccatgcaaaaactgtctattacatcttaatatctgaacatttaaatatgtaaactaaagtccaaccacatttgtaaatgaatggcttctggtttttgaaatgtaaataaaccaatctactgtgataaaacaacaaaattacaaTAACTGCATTACGTAATATGTAAACCATCAtctttgcatcataacttctcctcagctgccgatTAACCTGGCcaatcttcgacccacttttctccagactgtcgctacatttctccattttctgttatgtcttttcttattttcttctcttttctttcttactgctatttttatttttcttcttcgtgacggGTTCGCTTTgcctggggaattaagttcagcattcgctttaaagatatctggcgtcATCTAGCgatgtgaatgggtataatgtctagaccccgaatgtaagacgacccccactctttcagtcttatttcaatgcaaaaaacaccgtcttacattcgggccaatacggtacatGTAAGATCTAgctgtaaaaagaaaactaaTATACACTGCaatatttaacattcatttaatgaGCTAATTTTGCAAAATGATCTACACTATATCTAAATTTCTTTCTATGTTATGCTACAGGTAGCAAAGGTTATGCCTGAGGATAGCTTCTACTTTTCTATACTGAGACATCCTGTGGCCATGATGGAATCTATCTTTACTTACTACAAGAGCATCCAAGCCTTCCAGATGAGTCACACCCTGGACTACTTCTTAGACAACACCTTATTACACTACAACTCTTCAGTCATCAATAACCACTATGCTCACAATTTAATGGCTTTTGACTTTGGGTTTGACAACAATGTTGTAGCTGATACTGATGATCTGGAGGAGAGAGCCAGCATGGCTATTGCAGCTATTCAACAAGACTTTCATCTTATTCTTATTTCTGAATATTTTGATGAGTCCATGATCTTGCTCAAATATGCCCTGTGCTGGTCTATGGAAGATATGGTGTCCTTTAAGCTGAACAGTCGTAGTCAACAAACTCGTCAAATACTTTTTCCAAACACTGTGGAGAAAATTAAACAATGGAATGCTTTAGATTGGAGGATCTATGAGTATTTTAACACCACCTTCTGGCACAAAGTGGATAGTCTGGTTGGGCAAGAACAGATGAAGAAGGAAGTGTTTCACTTAAGAGGGCTACGGGCCCAGCTTGCAAGCACCTGTCTGAAAGATGGAGAGGCAGTCGACCCTTCCCAAATAAAAGATCTAGTATTGAAGCCATTCCAGTATGGAGCGGCTGTCATTCAGGGCTATAACGTAAACACAGActtagacagacagaccagaataaaatgtcagaaatttGTTATCCCAGAATTGCAGTACACAGATCATCTATACATGCAGCAATTCCCTGTGCCTATTAAGAAGCATAGAAAAACAATCATAGACAGGTCATAAGATGCATGTTCTTTAAATTCAAGGTtgccacacatttttttaacacataCAAAAGCCATCAATAAATTAAGTCACCGCTGCATCAATTGTGCATTGCTctttttataaaaatgaaagagtaaAGCTGTCTTAGTAGGTATTGAGTATAGTATTGAGTTGACAGAGCATGGTGTTTGTTCATGTTACATTTCTCCTGCGGAGCTAAAACATTTTAGGCTTTCCTGTGATTGAAGAGCTAGACAAGAACAATTGTAACCTGAAGAATTTTGTGACTATTCTGAGAATTGTGGGAGTATTGCtatttggggcaacataaattTTGTGAGTGATCAACATATTCTTCATCTTAAGTCAATGGTGCAGTATTTTCTCAGCTATTTAAAGTAGGGTTTAAAAGCTTTGTTGGACATACTGCAGTGATTAATTAACGGTCTTTCCATAAGAGTACTATCCTTATTTACCATTTTATTTACctgatagtggatatattgggcaacaaatgaaaagtttGTCCTTAATAACAATGTGTATTAATCAAAAAAATTGGCAAACAGAAGGGTGTATAGAAgtttgaaaaaggaaaaagtgtAATTGCTAGATAACTGGGTCAGAGCACCTCTAAAACTGAAGCTCTTCTGGGAGGATCCAAGTCTGCAGTAATCAGTATCTATCAAAAGTGGTCCAAGGACTGGTCTCTTGATCCTCAGGATCCAGATCTCTTAGTTTGATTTGCATCAACTTCTGGTCTGTTGAGGATTTTTCCAACAAATCTCTATATATTTGTTGTCACTGACTTAACTAAGGTGTAACAGGTCTGTCACTGGCAAAAGGATCATGGAATTCAACAAATAAGCTATTTTAACTCATACTGCTAAAAAAGTTAATTCTAGTACTTATAAAAGGTTTTAGAAAACACAGcacaacacattttgttttgtatgcGGCTGCATATGTGCAGACTAGTCAGGGTGCACATGCTGACCCACTGGAGGTGCCAAAAATGAACATTTGAGCATCAGAAATGGACCACGGAGCAAAGTTAGAAGGTGACCTGGTCtgatgaattattttttcttttgtgtgtgtgtgtgtgtgtgtgtgtgtgtgtgtgtgtgtgtgtgtgtgtgtgtgtgtgtgtgtgtgtgtgtgtctgtgtgtgtgtgtgtgtgtgtgtgtgtgtgtgtgtgtgtgtgtgtgcattgcaTACCTGAGGAACACAAGGCACCAGGATCCACTACGGGAAGAAAGCAAATGGCAGAGGCAGTGTGATGGTTTAAGAAATATTAAGCTGGGAAACCTTGGGCCATTTTGACATGTACCACATATGTACCTAGACATTGTTACGTCTAGGTACTGTACATCCTTTTATGTAAACAGTATTCCTTGATGGCAGCGTTCAGCAGGATAATTTGAACTGCCACAAAACAATAATCCACAAAGTTTGAGGTGTTGACTTGGTTTCCAAATTCCCCTTGTCACAATCCAATGAAGCTATGTGGGATTCCCTGGACATGCAGTGCTATCCATGGAGTCCCCCAGAGTTTTTCAAAGTTCAACCAGATGCGTGAACACGTTTAGAATGTAGAGTTAAAGACAAACAAGCGCCTGCCAAGTGTATTGCTGGTTTTAACCATGTCCGCCCCCTTTGGGAGTAGAGGTTACCACTGGCCACACTGTATAAACAACACTCTAACAAGGTTTCTGATAGGCTGAGGAGATAGGCAATAAGGCAGGGTGGTTCAGCAGTGGTAGGAGAGTAAAGTGAGACAGATATCACAATTTGGCCAAAAACTAACAACAATGcaataatgcaaataaaaaaaggcaatAATGCTATTATGCTTACGTTATGTAGGTCACGCAGCTGCATTCACAACTGTAGCTGGCTTTACACAAGTTTGAAAATGTCTCaacttcagctgcttatctgccTTATGGGTCAcagatctgctggagcctatctcagctacAGGCAAGAGTCCAGGTACAACCTGGACGCCAGCTTATCACAAGGCCACATGAAAACAACTACTGAAGCTCAttttcacacctacagacaagtTGGTTTGACCACTTCAACTAGTGCATGCTTTTGATGGTGGGAGGATgctggagaacccacacagacaagtgAAGATAAGAACACATtaaaacttcacacagaaaggaatcaaatccAGAATAAGAAACACACAATTCTGATCAGAACACTTAATAGTGAAGCAATAGCGCTATCCACTGCCCTAACCAATTTTATGActatttttttaagaattaaGCATAAATTTCTTGCTCAGTTTGCCTACAGCAGAgccattacagtaatccctcgttactcgcggttaatgcgttccaggaccacatgcaaaaaacaaaattctgcaatatatcgacaaactatttatggttatttaaatgtttatgaatcctccccatgctgatattaaaccaacttatatctgtattattgTTTCCCACAATCTtaaagactgtttaaagtacttttgtattaaagataATTTGCAGGAGGAACTGTGAGTCTCGGAGcacagcgcacacacggatgctgtgaGCCAATATCATGTACGTGATGCTTGCattgtatcacgtgactacctactaaaaatctgtgatgtagtgaagccgtgcatcttgcaGCACAAATAAgtaagggattactgtatattgagGTGACAGACCTTAGTAGTTGGGACCATTTGTTTTTGGCCTTTGGTGCAGGGACCTGATCAAGATTTCAAGAGTGCAATTGAACCATTCAACTACTGGGATGGTAGGAAATCATGAAATTTTTCAATACCATCTTTGCATCAGACAGCTTTCAATCAGGAAAGCCATAGACTCAAAGGTTGCACAAGAGGTCCTGGGCAAAAACATTAGCTGTGACAGGACTGTGACACCTAAGTTAAGTCAGTgacaacaaatactgtatataaagagCTTTGCTGGAAGAGTCCTCAACGGACCAGAAGTTGATGCAAATCAAACTGAGAGATCTGGATCCTGAGGCTCAAAAGACCAGTCCATGGGCCAGTTGGTGCTGGATGCACGGAAAGAATGTTATGCAATAAATACTCATTATGTGATTCTGACAATGAAAGTCAATGGATTCTCTCTGCCACAACTGTCTATGACTCACCCTTGATGTGTAAACCTTAAACAgccagttacatttatatttacaagtcTTTATATGGTTAAGATGATTGAAGAAGCACAGGAGACGTGGAGTCAATCTGTcaacatttctttgtttctcccAGACTCTGTAACAAATAAGATGGGAGACAACACACAAGGGCTGGCGAACAACAACTGGCATCCCCCCTCTCCAGACTTCCAGCCTgagaacaataataataatataaatttaaGTTATGTGATTAATTATTGTAATTGAACAAAAGTGGGACAACAAAAAGAATACATAAATTTCAGAGTTCATTTTTGAGGGGTTGTtgattaaaacacacaataacTGGTTCTTGCCATTTACCACAAACAAAGTGAATCAAAGGTGTTTTCCAAGTGGATACAAGGGACATAAAAAGTCCCTTGAGAACATTTACAGCCCCCCTCCAGGATGTACAACAACACTGTGTTCAGATGTATCAAGAGTGAAATAACCATGAAATACAGTGCCTCACGCCAAGTTCATGGCTGGTGTACACATATTTCTACAGCTGTTGATCCTTTGTGGTTGGACTTATGCACGTGCACAAATTCATTCATGGATATTTTTGTGCATACGTTTTCTGGATTTGAGTTTACATCATGTGTCAGTGGGAAATCCACTCGCATCTTGGTACATGACACTCCAGGTCCTAATGCTGACATCAAGAAGTTGAACTGCTTTTAGACAATAATACCAtttcaaaatacagtacatgggTATACCACCCTCATGGGGTGGTATCCTCAACTTGGGTCCTCGACTAGGAGCCAGGGAGTTTTAGGATTGTGCTAGCGAGCACAATCCTGTCTGTATATaattctttctgtctgtctgtccgtccgacCATCAGCCTGCCCACCCACcctcctttctgtctttcttgttGTCCtccgccattgtgtgttggggtggtggtgccaggaaacgggacaccgaGCGCCTTGACAGGTtcatccggagggctggttctgtgatggGCCAGGACCTGGACCCTGTGTAGACTGTTCTAGACAGGAGGACTTTGTCCAAGTTCAGATCGATCCTGGGAAACAACacccaccccctacacaccatcTTTGCCCAGCAGAGAAGCtctttcagtggcagactgctgtcaccgagctcctccacagagagactcaggacctccttttgccccgtgccatcagggggtacaaccATTCTTTCAGGAGTGGGGTGAagctgaagccgcagggtcatcaagatCGGCCAAGAGGGGATCGACTCGGGGGCCTGGGATTCACTGGGGATGCACTGTGGAATGCTTTGTGGGGGTACTTGGTGTGAGTCTACAGTTCGTTTCATCCACTTATTCTTATGTCTTCTTCCTATGCTTCTGCTATGTCTTATTATGCTTCTTCCATGTTCTTATGCttccttttttatgttatgtgtacTGCTGTTG contains:
- the gal3st2 gene encoding galactose-3-O-sulfotransferase 2 isoform X1 gives rise to the protein MSFFTTFIYPKVLFGLPLLLLSGGYLLTILPLYIRCARQVLGIRRHSLWKILILVVACITIHNFFTHQARNDKVAVTELSHHLFLTLQNVWKGFHSALLTAKSIQTARNSVLHNQNERYGMRSDYIRSSHAYTIFNLATFPQLVSDSMSSRKLPLPNHGKAGFPDSLVLQGTRKAHLSASTNKSSFLQAGINSPKTRTCHRKSHIVFLKTHKTASSTILNILYRYGERWNLTFALPLSKHNQFFYPSYFASYFVEGFSSRSVKAFHILCNHMRFRKSEVAKVMPEDSFYFSILRHPVAMMESIFTYYKSIQAFQMSHTLDYFLDNTLLHYNSSVINNHYAHNLMAFDFGFDNNVVADTDDLEERASMAIAAIQQDFHLILISEYFDESMILLKYALCWSMEDMVSFKLNSRSQQTRQILFPNTVEKIKQWNALDWRIYEYFNTTFWHKVDSLVGQEQMKKEVFHLRGLRAQLASTCLKDGEAVDPSQIKDLVLKPFQYGAAVIQGYNVNTDLDRQTRIKCQKFVIPELQYTDHLYMQQFPVPIKKHRKTIIDRS
- the gal3st2 gene encoding galactose-3-O-sulfotransferase 2 isoform X2, with translation MLPQSTRWIESQPLSCVTLCARQVLGIRRHSLWKILILVVACITIHNFFTHQARNDKVAVTELSHHLFLTLQNVWKGFHSALLTAKSIQTARNSVLHNQNERYGMRSDYIRSSHAYTIFNLATFPQLVSDSMSSRKLPLPNHGKAGFPDSLVLQGTRKAHLSASTNKSSFLQAGINSPKTRTCHRKSHIVFLKTHKTASSTILNILYRYGERWNLTFALPLSKHNQFFYPSYFASYFVEGFSSRSVKAFHILCNHMRFRKSEVAKVMPEDSFYFSILRHPVAMMESIFTYYKSIQAFQMSHTLDYFLDNTLLHYNSSVINNHYAHNLMAFDFGFDNNVVADTDDLEERASMAIAAIQQDFHLILISEYFDESMILLKYALCWSMEDMVSFKLNSRSQQTRQILFPNTVEKIKQWNALDWRIYEYFNTTFWHKVDSLVGQEQMKKEVFHLRGLRAQLASTCLKDGEAVDPSQIKDLVLKPFQYGAAVIQGYNVNTDLDRQTRIKCQKFVIPELQYTDHLYMQQFPVPIKKHRKTIIDRS
- the gal3st2 gene encoding galactose-3-O-sulfotransferase 2 isoform X3, with the translated sequence MTLHRNDKVAVTELSHHLFLTLQNVWKGFHSALLTAKSIQTARNSVLHNQNERYGMRSDYIRSSHAYTIFNLATFPQLVSDSMSSRKLPLPNHGKAGFPDSLVLQGTRKAHLSASTNKSSFLQAGINSPKTRTCHRKSHIVFLKTHKTASSTILNILYRYGERWNLTFALPLSKHNQFFYPSYFASYFVEGFSSRSVKAFHILCNHMRFRKSEVAKVMPEDSFYFSILRHPVAMMESIFTYYKSIQAFQMSHTLDYFLDNTLLHYNSSVINNHYAHNLMAFDFGFDNNVVADTDDLEERASMAIAAIQQDFHLILISEYFDESMILLKYALCWSMEDMVSFKLNSRSQQTRQILFPNTVEKIKQWNALDWRIYEYFNTTFWHKVDSLVGQEQMKKEVFHLRGLRAQLASTCLKDGEAVDPSQIKDLVLKPFQYGAAVIQGYNVNTDLDRQTRIKCQKFVIPELQYTDHLYMQQFPVPIKKHRKTIIDRS